A window from Trinickia violacea encodes these proteins:
- a CDS encoding DUF4148 domain-containing protein, producing MKLIWSKTAVALCVLLASGAASAASKLTPAECNDYPFKPLSKPVTHAQLMRELRELESVGYDPSAYDDSYYPSDVLLAQARLRLKYRADCLGENVKVPTARIDSRRGLLAPM from the coding sequence ATGAAACTCATCTGGAGCAAAACTGCGGTGGCGCTTTGCGTGCTGCTGGCAAGCGGTGCGGCGTCGGCAGCCAGCAAGCTGACGCCAGCCGAATGCAACGACTATCCTTTCAAGCCATTAAGCAAACCGGTCACACATGCCCAACTGATGCGAGAACTCAGAGAACTGGAATCGGTCGGCTACGATCCGTCGGCCTACGACGATAGCTACTATCCATCGGACGTCCTGCTGGCGCAAGCGCGGCTTCGGTTGAAGTACCGTGCCGATTGTCTCGGAGAAAACGTGAAGGTGCCCACGGCACGGATTGATTCGAGAAGGGGCCTGTTAGCGCCGATGTAA
- a CDS encoding phosphate/phosphite/phosphonate ABC transporter substrate-binding protein has product MTWLAALPMYNVSPSLAADWRSLLRHVLRALGVDGTGIRITDPGDDLHAFWRRTDLLISQTCGYPLMHGLHEHVQLVATPHFEAPGCDGANYRGVLITGRHVSAQTLEACRGLRAACNQDDSNSGMNVLRHAAAPFARDGVFFGGVVRTGSHIESLRALAQGHAEVASIDCVTMAFVRDHLPDLAQSVREIGFTAASPGLPLIASRAAPKTLIEPIREALNDAIAADAPLAQRLRLKRFSTLSLADYARIEQLEDEARAAGYPRLG; this is encoded by the coding sequence ATGACCTGGCTCGCCGCCCTCCCCATGTACAACGTCAGTCCCTCACTCGCCGCGGACTGGCGTTCGCTGCTGCGTCACGTCTTGCGCGCGCTGGGCGTTGACGGAACCGGCATTCGCATCACCGATCCCGGCGATGACCTGCATGCCTTTTGGCGCCGCACCGATCTCCTGATTTCGCAGACGTGCGGCTACCCGCTCATGCATGGCCTGCACGAGCACGTGCAACTGGTCGCGACACCGCACTTCGAAGCACCCGGCTGCGACGGCGCCAACTACCGCGGCGTGCTCATAACCGGCCGCCATGTGAGCGCACAGACGCTCGAAGCGTGCCGCGGTCTGCGCGCGGCATGTAACCAGGACGATTCGAATAGCGGAATGAATGTGCTGCGGCACGCGGCGGCACCGTTTGCACGCGATGGGGTGTTCTTCGGCGGCGTCGTGCGCACAGGCTCACACATCGAGTCGCTGCGCGCACTCGCGCAAGGGCACGCGGAAGTCGCCTCGATCGACTGCGTAACGATGGCCTTCGTGCGCGACCATCTGCCGGACTTGGCCCAGTCTGTCAGGGAAATCGGCTTCACCGCGGCGTCGCCCGGCTTGCCGTTGATCGCGTCACGCGCGGCTCCGAAAACGCTCATCGAGCCGATACGCGAGGCGTTGAATGATGCGATCGCAGCGGATGCGCCGCTCGCGCAGCGCTTGCGTCTCAAACGCTTTTCGACGCTCTCGCTAGCCGATTACGCACGCATCGAGCAGTTGGAAGACGAGGCGCGGGCAGCCGGCTATCCGCGCCTCGGATGA
- a CDS encoding porin, giving the protein MKKIASSAFALVLIGATGAAHAQSSVTLYGTIDTSITYVNHADGNKNLWSLSNASGGDLSGTRWGLKGTEDIGGGLAAIFQLENGFDPGTGKLLQGGREFGRQAFVGLQSSQYGTLTLGRQYDPSVDLVQAITEDNYFGSIFATPGDVDNYDNSFRINNAVKYLSPTYAGFQVEAMYAFGGVAGQTGAGQTWSFGAAYNNGPIALAASYLVVDNTNVLTDGKRTTWGGTSDGPFDTFNAGASTVNFAYQTAKSIQIARAAGQYTLGQFTFGASYSNAQYKSDGYSLFATEKYNTANAFVNYQLTSALLLGLGYSYTAGTGDTSNHYNQISTGADYNLSKRTDVYLVGAWQKASGTQRNADGSLSSTVASIGSYGYNGTSSQTLISLGLRHKF; this is encoded by the coding sequence ATGAAAAAAATCGCATCGTCGGCGTTCGCGCTCGTGCTCATCGGCGCAACCGGAGCTGCTCACGCACAAAGCAGCGTGACGCTCTACGGCACCATCGATACGTCGATCACGTACGTGAATCATGCCGACGGCAATAAGAATCTGTGGTCGCTCAGCAACGCGAGCGGTGGCGACTTGTCGGGCACGCGCTGGGGCTTGAAGGGGACGGAGGACATCGGTGGCGGGTTGGCTGCGATCTTCCAGTTGGAAAACGGCTTTGACCCGGGTACCGGCAAGTTGTTGCAGGGTGGCCGCGAGTTCGGCCGTCAAGCATTCGTCGGTCTGCAGAGCAGCCAGTACGGTACGCTGACCCTCGGTCGCCAATACGACCCGAGCGTCGATCTCGTGCAAGCCATCACCGAAGACAACTACTTCGGCAGCATCTTCGCGACGCCAGGCGATGTCGATAACTACGACAACAGCTTCCGCATCAACAATGCGGTCAAGTACCTGTCGCCGACGTATGCTGGCTTCCAGGTAGAAGCGATGTATGCATTTGGCGGCGTTGCGGGCCAAACGGGTGCGGGTCAAACGTGGTCGTTCGGAGCGGCCTACAACAACGGTCCGATCGCCTTGGCGGCCAGCTATTTGGTCGTCGACAACACGAACGTGTTGACCGATGGCAAGCGCACGACCTGGGGCGGTACGTCTGACGGTCCTTTCGATACGTTCAATGCCGGTGCCTCGACGGTCAACTTTGCGTACCAGACGGCCAAGTCGATCCAGATCGCCCGCGCTGCCGGCCAGTATACGCTTGGACAGTTCACGTTCGGCGCGAGCTATAGCAATGCGCAATACAAGTCCGACGGCTACTCACTGTTCGCCACCGAGAAGTACAACACCGCTAACGCGTTCGTGAACTATCAGTTGACGTCTGCGCTGCTGCTTGGTCTTGGTTATAGCTATACCGCCGGCACCGGCGATACGAGCAACCACTACAACCAAATTTCGACAGGCGCCGACTATAACCTGTCGAAGCGCACTGACGTTTATCTCGTCGGCGCATGGCAAAAGGCGAGCGGCACGCAGCGCAATGCCGATGGCTCGCTGTCGTCTACGGTTGCATCGATCGGTTCGTACGGCTATAACGGCACGAGCAGTCAGACGCTCATCAGCCTCGGCCTGCGCCATAAGTTCTAA
- a CDS encoding acetyl-CoA carboxylase biotin carboxylase subunit, whose protein sequence is MFNKILIANRGEIACRVAATCKRLGIVSVAVYSDADANAKHVAACDEAVHIGGSTAAESYLRIERIIEAAKKTGAQAVHPGYGFLSENEDFAHACEAAGIVFIGPPVSAIAAMGSKAAAKALMHAAAVPLVPGYHGDDQEPQLLQREADTIGYPVLLKASAGGGGKGMRVVEKSADFAAALASCKREAASSFGNDRVLIEKYLTRPRHVEVQVFADQHGGAVYLFDRDCSVQRRHQKVLEEAPAPGLSAELRREMGEAAVAAARAVEYVGAGTVEFIMTGDAFYFMEMNTRLQVEHPVTEMVTGQDLVEWQLRVAAGEPLPLKQDQLKLDGHAIEARIYAENPARGFLPSTGALKHLRMPEGVEFTIGETTRAPVRIDSGVREGDTITPFYDPMIAKLIVHGADRDEALARMNRALRACEVVGPHTNVEFLQRIVTSEPFATADLDTGLIERHHDALFAPAQKPFKEAVALACAALMTREGGVAHGASPWDALSHWRLNGSYRQKIEWRDTETDSAFAATYVRDGALRSLEYAGASEPFKWQAGEGAHEFRATIGDSRVKGRVFIDGDVFHVFCQGAALAFEWKNLLAHAADTEHGEGRLTAPMPGKVIAVLVEPGAVVEKGAPLIVMEAMKMEHTIGAPAAGKVAEVLYAVGDQVTDGAQLLVMEVE, encoded by the coding sequence ATGTTCAACAAGATTCTGATTGCGAACCGCGGCGAAATTGCCTGCCGCGTCGCCGCAACCTGCAAGCGGCTCGGCATCGTGAGCGTCGCCGTCTATTCGGATGCGGACGCGAACGCGAAACACGTCGCCGCGTGCGACGAAGCCGTGCATATCGGCGGCTCGACGGCGGCGGAAAGCTATCTGCGGATCGAACGCATCATCGAAGCGGCGAAGAAGACCGGCGCGCAAGCGGTGCATCCGGGCTACGGCTTCTTGTCCGAGAACGAGGATTTCGCGCACGCCTGCGAAGCAGCGGGCATCGTGTTCATTGGACCGCCGGTCAGCGCGATTGCGGCGATGGGCTCGAAGGCGGCGGCGAAGGCGCTGATGCACGCGGCGGCGGTGCCGCTCGTGCCGGGCTACCACGGCGACGATCAAGAGCCGCAGTTGCTGCAGCGCGAGGCCGATACGATCGGCTACCCCGTGCTGCTGAAGGCGAGCGCGGGCGGCGGCGGCAAGGGCATGCGCGTCGTCGAGAAGAGCGCGGACTTCGCGGCCGCGCTCGCGTCGTGCAAGCGCGAGGCGGCGTCGAGCTTCGGCAACGACCGCGTGCTGATCGAGAAGTACCTGACGCGTCCGCGTCACGTCGAAGTGCAGGTGTTCGCCGACCAGCACGGCGGCGCGGTCTATCTGTTCGACCGCGACTGTTCCGTGCAGCGCCGCCACCAGAAGGTGCTCGAGGAAGCGCCCGCGCCGGGACTCTCCGCCGAGCTGCGCCGCGAGATGGGCGAGGCGGCGGTGGCGGCGGCGCGCGCGGTCGAGTATGTCGGCGCGGGCACCGTCGAATTCATCATGACCGGCGACGCGTTCTACTTCATGGAGATGAACACGCGCTTGCAGGTCGAGCACCCGGTCACCGAGATGGTGACGGGACAGGATCTCGTCGAATGGCAATTGCGCGTGGCCGCGGGTGAACCGTTGCCGCTGAAGCAGGATCAGCTCAAGCTCGACGGTCACGCGATCGAAGCGCGCATCTACGCGGAAAACCCCGCGCGCGGCTTCCTGCCGTCGACGGGCGCCCTCAAGCATCTGCGCATGCCCGAGGGTGTCGAGTTCACGATCGGCGAGACGACGCGCGCGCCGGTCCGGATCGACAGCGGCGTTCGCGAAGGCGACACGATCACGCCGTTCTACGATCCGATGATCGCCAAGCTGATCGTGCACGGCGCGGATCGCGACGAGGCGCTCGCGCGCATGAATCGCGCGCTGCGCGCGTGTGAAGTGGTCGGGCCGCATACGAACGTGGAGTTTCTGCAGCGCATCGTCACGAGCGAGCCGTTCGCGACGGCGGATCTGGATACGGGCCTCATTGAGCGTCACCACGACGCGCTGTTCGCGCCGGCGCAAAAGCCGTTCAAGGAGGCGGTCGCGCTCGCGTGCGCCGCGTTGATGACGCGCGAGGGCGGCGTCGCGCACGGCGCTTCGCCGTGGGATGCGCTGTCGCACTGGCGGCTGAACGGCAGCTATCGGCAGAAGATCGAATGGCGCGACACGGAGACGGACAGCGCCTTCGCAGCGACGTACGTGCGCGACGGCGCGTTGCGTTCGCTCGAGTATGCGGGCGCCAGCGAGCCTTTCAAGTGGCAAGCGGGTGAGGGCGCACACGAGTTCCGCGCGACGATCGGCGACTCGCGCGTGAAGGGCCGAGTGTTCATCGACGGCGATGTCTTTCACGTGTTCTGTCAAGGCGCCGCGCTGGCGTTCGAATGGAAGAACCTGCTCGCGCATGCGGCGGACACCGAACACGGCGAAGGGCGCTTGACCGCGCCGATGCCGGGCAAGGTGATCGCGGTGCTGGTCGAGCCGGGCGCGGTGGTCGAGAAGGGTGCACCGCTGATCGTGATGGAAGCGATGAAGATGGAGCACACGATCGGTGCGCCGGCGGCGGGCAAGGTGGCCGAGGTGCTGTATGCGGTCGGCGATCAGGTCACCGACGGTGCGCAGTTGCTCGTGATGGAAGTCGAATGA
- a CDS encoding copper chaperone — protein MKFSVKQTIRSDDVSRVERAMKTVDADAKVSVDVGANTVSVDSWLMPEEFFVAFDDEDYEVTIIEG, from the coding sequence ATGAAATTCTCGGTGAAGCAAACCATTCGCTCGGACGATGTATCTAGAGTCGAGCGTGCGATGAAGACCGTCGACGCCGACGCGAAGGTGTCCGTCGACGTTGGCGCAAATACGGTGAGTGTGGATTCGTGGCTGATGCCCGAAGAATTCTTCGTTGCCTTCGACGACGAAGATTATGAAGTGACCATTATCGAAGGATAG
- a CDS encoding IS4 family transposase, with amino-acid sequence MLVDDLPLLVDSHPPFEWDRLGEHLPYEWIEQAVQASGSASLRRRRLPAQQVVWLVIALALYRHQSISEVVDGLELALPAPDASFVSKSAITQARQRTGAAPLAWLFHESARNWVAQDQAQYLFKGFSLFAMDGTTLRTADSAANRRHFGASAAVHDRVGSYPQLRAVTLTAIPTHLVRDVEFGPYDVNEMISARELMPRVPENSITVFDKGFLSAQLLCSLVAGGENRHFIIPAKSNTRWEVLSGESGDQMVRMRVSPQARKACPELPESWQARAVLAVDAGGRQRVLLTSLSDRQRFKAGDIVSCYERRWQIETSYRELKQSMLGMELTLRSQTVEGVYQEFWGALIAYNLIRLEMAKAALEAGRTPEELSFIRAFHTIQYEMTWAAVTRSYGKLPALLARLRERLKQLPNEKRPGRSCARAVKSRPFRYTVRYLKRDLN; translated from the coding sequence ATGCTGGTTGACGACCTTCCTCTTCTTGTCGATTCACACCCACCGTTCGAATGGGACCGGCTGGGCGAGCATCTGCCGTACGAATGGATCGAGCAGGCAGTTCAGGCCAGCGGCAGTGCCAGCCTGCGCCGTCGTCGTCTGCCAGCGCAGCAGGTGGTGTGGCTGGTGATCGCACTGGCGTTGTACCGGCATCAGTCAATCAGCGAGGTGGTTGACGGGCTGGAACTTGCGCTTCCCGCGCCCGATGCGTCGTTTGTCAGCAAGAGCGCCATCACCCAGGCACGGCAACGCACCGGCGCCGCGCCGCTGGCGTGGCTCTTTCACGAGTCCGCCAGGAACTGGGTTGCCCAGGATCAGGCGCAATACCTCTTCAAGGGATTCTCGCTGTTCGCCATGGACGGCACCACGCTGCGCACGGCCGACAGTGCCGCCAACCGCAGGCACTTCGGGGCATCCGCGGCCGTGCATGACCGGGTGGGCAGCTATCCCCAGTTGCGTGCCGTTACGCTCACCGCCATTCCCACGCATCTGGTACGCGATGTCGAATTCGGCCCTTATGACGTCAACGAGATGATCTCGGCGCGTGAACTCATGCCGCGTGTGCCGGAGAACTCCATTACGGTGTTCGATAAAGGGTTCCTGTCCGCCCAGCTGCTGTGCAGCCTGGTCGCGGGCGGGGAGAACCGGCATTTCATCATTCCGGCCAAGTCCAATACACGCTGGGAGGTGCTCAGTGGTGAGTCCGGCGATCAGATGGTGCGCATGCGCGTGTCGCCGCAGGCGCGAAAGGCGTGTCCGGAGCTGCCCGAGTCCTGGCAGGCCCGTGCCGTGCTCGCCGTCGATGCCGGTGGCCGGCAGCGGGTATTGCTGACTTCCCTGAGCGATCGGCAGCGGTTTAAGGCCGGTGACATCGTGTCCTGCTACGAACGTCGCTGGCAAATCGAGACCAGCTACCGTGAATTGAAGCAATCGATGCTGGGCATGGAGTTGACCCTTCGCAGTCAGACCGTGGAAGGCGTCTACCAGGAGTTCTGGGGCGCTTTGATCGCCTACAACCTGATTCGCCTGGAGATGGCGAAGGCTGCCCTGGAGGCCGGCCGCACACCCGAGGAGCTGAGCTTCATCAGGGCGTTTCACACGATCCAGTACGAAATGACGTGGGCGGCCGTCACGCGCTCGTACGGCAAACTCCCTGCGCTACTCGCGCGCCTGCGCGAGCGCCTCAAGCAGCTTCCCAACGAAAAACGGCCCGGGCGCTCATGCGCTCGGGCCGTCAAGTCCAGACCTTTCCGTTACACCGTCCGGTACCTGAAGCGGGACCTTAACTGA
- a CDS encoding DUF4148 domain-containing protein: MKKLALLALTLSAVVGSTATFAQSGSVPLTRAQVRAALVRIEQAGYNPASENDVNYPADIQAAEAKVAAQDAEQQAATPQQQKSDSGMGPEMKGTNDSGHKKQDTHPASPSTCVGPVSYCTIYFGS; this comes from the coding sequence ATGAAAAAGCTAGCCCTGCTGGCATTGACGCTCAGTGCGGTTGTCGGCTCCACAGCGACTTTTGCGCAGTCCGGGTCCGTCCCGCTCACCCGCGCACAGGTCCGCGCCGCCCTCGTCAGGATCGAACAGGCCGGATACAATCCGGCGTCTGAGAACGACGTGAACTATCCTGCCGATATCCAGGCCGCGGAGGCGAAGGTAGCCGCCCAGGATGCCGAACAGCAAGCCGCCACGCCCCAGCAACAAAAAAGCGACAGTGGCATGGGCCCCGAAATGAAAGGCACGAACGATTCCGGCCACAAAAAACAGGATACGCATCCCGCAAGTCCCTCGACCTGCGTCGGACCTGTCAGCTACTGCACTATTTATTTCGGCTCGTGA
- a CDS encoding DUF4148 domain-containing protein, giving the protein MNSVIKVIGIAAVIVAPVVAVAQSNTPVTRAQVRSELVHVEKAGYRVGDGDQAQYPTQIEAAEARLAARNAAQSGFGGVAGGSSGAGRPAASGAEWNAMYTRP; this is encoded by the coding sequence ATGAACTCCGTTATCAAGGTCATTGGAATCGCAGCGGTCATAGTCGCTCCTGTCGTCGCCGTCGCGCAATCGAACACTCCAGTTACGCGTGCGCAAGTGCGTAGTGAACTCGTTCATGTCGAGAAGGCGGGCTATCGCGTAGGCGATGGCGATCAAGCTCAGTACCCGACGCAGATCGAAGCGGCCGAGGCACGTTTGGCTGCGCGAAACGCGGCACAAAGCGGATTCGGTGGTGTCGCCGGTGGTTCGTCGGGGGCTGGCCGTCCGGCTGCTTCGGGTGCCGAGTGGAATGCCATGTACACTCGCCCGTAA
- a CDS encoding DUF4148 domain-containing protein, with the protein MNTKTMIFTLILVAGSSIAINSHAQEKTRAQVRQELIEAERNGRNFVSETSYPDVAPIFEQQVARLKQQNSDGGMGSATTGTSDASHIKRETPPSDPSTCVGPVSFCTIYSGS; encoded by the coding sequence GTGAATACGAAAACCATGATTTTCACCCTTATTCTCGTCGCCGGATCGAGTATTGCGATCAACTCGCATGCTCAAGAAAAGACGCGGGCGCAGGTGCGGCAGGAGTTGATTGAAGCCGAGCGCAACGGCAGGAATTTCGTGAGTGAAACGTCATACCCCGACGTTGCACCGATCTTTGAACAGCAAGTCGCGCGACTCAAGCAGCAAAACAGCGACGGTGGGATGGGTAGTGCAACGACAGGCACCAGCGATGCCAGCCACATCAAACGGGAAACGCCTCCTTCAGATCCGTCAACCTGCGTTGGACCTGTCAGCTTCTGCACTATTTATTCCGGCTCTTGA